Genomic segment of Anaerosporomusa subterranea:
CTCTCACAGCGGCAAAACCATTGAGATCATTTCAACCGATGCTGAGGGGAGATTGGTCTTGGCTGATGCGATTAGCTATGCTCGCAAGCTCGGAGCGACGAAATTGATTGATTTGGCTACTCTGACGGGCGCGTGTGTTGTCGCACTAGGCAAAGTGACATCAGCGATTGTTGCAAACGATGAAAGCTGGAGCCAGGCCGTGCTGACAGCAGCCGTAGCTACTGGTGAAAAAATGTGGCCTTTGCCAGCCTTTGATGAATACAAAGAACAAATAAAAAGTGACATTGCCGATCTGAAGAATTCTGGCGGCAGACCGGCTGGCGCCATTACGGCTGGCCTGTTCTTGGCGGAGTTTGCGAATACGACTCCTTGGGTACATATCGATATTGCCGGCACTGTGACTAGCGAGAAAGAAAATGGTTACAACCCTAAAGGTGCAACCGGAGCCGGAGTACGCACCCTTATTCAGATTGCTGAGACGACATGATTCAAGCCGATTTTCACATCCACACAACTGCGTCTGATGGTCGTATAGCACCCAGCGATATCTTGTTACAAGCTGTCCAGGTCGGATTGACCCATATCTCGATAACTGATCATGATACAGTCGATGGTTTGCTGGCGCTTGGAGCTAAGCCGCAACAGGCGGGAGTGACGGTAATAGCTGGTATTGAATTTAGTACAGACATGCCAGACTGTGAGATTCACATACTGGGGTATGGAATTGACATTTTTCATCCTCGCTTGCGTCAACAATTGACGCTGCTAAAAGAAGATCGTGTTTCGCGTGTTAGGAAAATGGCAGCTAAAATTACTGCTTTAGGCTATCCAATAGAGGAACAGGATATAGTAGAGGTTGCGCGAGGCGCAACCTCTGTGGGACGGCCGCATGTGGCAAAAGCGTTGATCGAAAAAGGCTATTTTTTCTCTGTTTCAGACGTTTTTCATTCATTGTTGAATCGGGACAAACCCGGGTATGTTCCGCATTATAAATTGACTCCTGGTGAGGTCATTGGGTTAATCCGTCAAGCCGGTGGAGTTTCGATTCTGGCTCATCCGGGATTAGTCGGCAATGATCAACAAGTTAGATACATAATAGAATCCGGGATAGATGGGCTGGAAGTATATCATCCCAAGCATGATGTCGAGGCTGTTGATCGTTATCTTTCCTTAGCCCAAGGCCAGGGGTTATTAGTTACAGGCGGCTCTGACTATCATGCGATTCCCGGTCGCTTTCCAGAAAGGCTGGGAGAGTTTCTTGTGCCGAATAATGTTGCGAACCTGTTTGTCAGCCGAATTTCCGGGTTATGATCCGCAATACGCGGATATTGGTAAAGGACGATCAGCTTTTGTAGCAAGTTAGCAGATCGGCAAGAAAGTTCAGAAGGAATAGGAGGCTGTCCATGGAAGTAATCGCTTTAGTGGGGCCGAGTGGAACTGGGAAAAGCCATCGGGCGCTAATCGTTGCCCATGAACACAATGCAGATGCGATTATCGACGATGGCTTGCTGATCAAAGATAGTAAGATCATTGCTGGATTTTCAGCAAAAAAAGAACCGAGTAAGCTGAAGGCTGTTAAACGTGCTATCTTTATGGATGAAGAACATGTTCAGGCGGTCAAAAGCGCGATTAAGACGGTTACTCCTGAAAGAATACTGGTTCTCGGTACTTCGATCAATATGGTAGAAAAGATTATTGATGCTCTTGATCTGCCAGCATTATCAAAAATAATTCGAATCGAAGATATTGCTACTCCGACCGAGATTACCCGCGCCAAAGAAAGTCGGATACGAGAAGGCAAACATATTATTCCTGTACCGACGATTGAATTAAAACCGCACTTTTCTGGTTATTTGATTGATCCACTGCAAATATTTTTTAAAAAACCACAAGCAAAATATCGTAAAATCGGTGAAAAGTCGATTGTACGCCCCACCTTCAGCTATTATGGTAAACTTTTTATTTCTGACGCTGCTATTGCCGTCATTGTTGACTATGTTGCAACAACAGACATGCAAATAACCCGGACGAGTCAGGTAAATATAAAAAATTCTCATGATCGAGAAAAAGGAATTTCGATCACTTTGGACGTAACTATACGATATGGAAGTATGATTCGCGAAGTTGTGTCACAAGCGCAGCAACGAATCAAGACTATGGTGGAATACATGACTGGAATGATAGTACGTGACGTAAACATTGATGTAAAGCGTCTCAGCTTGGATTAGGGAGGAGGAGGAGTATTGGACAGAACAAACGGGAATTTAATATTGTTTTCTGGTTATGCCAAACTGCCTACAGGCATTACCGCGAGTGAGATGTACAAAGTTATTGGTGTAATCGTTTTAATTGATTTGGACACGGATGTCATCGTCGAGGCGGATTGCACGTTGGCAACCAAACTCGCCAATAAACATGTTTCGTCCGCTCTTGTTGGCTGCTCCATGAAGAATGGCGCCGAGCCGTTAGTGCGGATAATTGACCATATTTATCAAGGGAGCGCCAAAAAAGCAATTATTACAGCATTGCGGATTATTTATGACAAATACCGGAGTCATAAAGATGGCATGACTCCTAGCGCCTTGGATTAAGATTGGCAATTAGCAAAAGAAAACCGGATAGTCCGGTTTTCTTTTGCTTTAGTGGTAACTGACTTTATTCTATGGTAGGCTGTGAGTTATAATAGAGTCAAGGGAGTGAACTATATATGCAAGGACACCAAACCTATTACATTTATACTTTTGGCTGTCAGGCCAATGCAGCGGATTCAGAACAACTTGCTGCTCAGCTTCAGCAAGCAGGATATACGGCAACCTTATTGCCAGATGAAGCTGATCTGATCGTGCTAAACACGTGTTGTGTGCGTGAGAGTGCTGAACGAAAGATTTATGGTAAGATTGGCGAATTAAAAAAGTTGAAAACAGCTGACCCTAACCGGATTATCGGCGTAGCTGGCTGTCTTGCTCAAAAGGATAAGGATAAGTTGTTTGCTAAGGCACCGCATTTGGATTTTGTCATGGGGACTTTTACCGTCGGTCGCTTGTTAGAAAATATTAATAAAGTTAAGGAAAATCGAGAGCAGGTCTTATCTGTCTGGGAGCAGGCTGAGGAAACGCAGCGCTTGCGCCCGGCTAGTCTGTCAGGTCAAATATCAGCATGGGTGCCTATCATGTACGGCTGCAACAATTTTTGCACCTATTGCATTGTTCCTTATGTGCGTGGACGGGAGCGTAGTCGTCCGGTAACCGAAATTATTCAGGAAATTGCTGCATTGGCTAAGCAAGGCGTAAAAGAAGTTACTCTGCTCGGCCAAAATGTAAACTCGTATGGAAAAGATGGACAGGCGAATGCTACATTCGCTGACCTGCTGCGCGAAGCTGATAAAATCAAGGAAATTCAGCGGATTCGCTATATGACATCCCACCCGCGCGATATGAACCAGCAAGTCGTCGATGTAGTCAGAAACAGTCGGTCGATCTGTGAACACTTTCATTTACCTGTTCAGTCGGGTAATGATCGCATTCTGCAGGCGATGAACCGCGGCTACAGCATTAATGATTACCGCACTTTGGTGCGATCGATTCGTCAGGCTATTCCAGATTCTAGTCTGACAACTGATTTGATCGTAGGGTTTCCCGGCGAGACAGACGAATTATTTGCCCAGACTCTCGATTTTATTCGCGAGATACGATTTGACGCAGCGTACACGTTCTTGTACTCTCCCCGCTCAGGAACGCCTGCTGCGACCATGCCAGAACAAATTCCCAGCTTAATAAAAAAACAGCGCTTGCAGCTGTTGATGGATGTACAAAATGAAATCAGTTTGCAGATCAATAGACAGTTAGAAGGTAAAATTGTTGAGGTCTTAGTCGAGGGTCCGAGTAAGAATGATGACAGTGCTTTTGTTGGCCGTACCCGAACCAACAAAATTGTTATCTGGAAGCATACTGGCAGTGAACAAGCGGGTGAACTACTATCGGTTCAAATTGATAAAGCCCAGACTTGGGTATTAAAAGGAAAAGCCGTCGATTGACGGCAGTAGGTAGAGGAGAACAGGATGGCTGAAACGTATACACCGATGCTAGAACAGTACCGGGAGATAAAAAACCGTCACCTGAATGACATCCTATTTTTTCGGATGGGTGATTTCTATGAGATGTTCTTTGAAGATGCCGAAACAGCGTCGCGGGAACTGGAAATCACGCTAACGGCTCGGGACGGAGGCGGCGGAAAACGCGTGCCAATGTGTGGTGTTCCGTATCATTCAGCTGATGGTTATATTGCCAAACTCATTGAAAAAGGCTACAAGGTCGCTGTGTGTGAGCAAACGGAAGACCCGCGCCAAGCGCAAGGTATTGTAAAACGCGAAGTCGTAAAAGTCATTACTCCAGGTACGGTATTGTCAGACCAACTGCTACCAGACAAGGCCAATAATTACCTGGTTGTATTGCTCGAGGAAAGCGGTCTGCTATGCTTTGCTGCAGTCGACATATCAACTGGCGAGTGTATGTGGGGCTCTTTTACTGGTGCCAGCAAGGTTGCTGCTATGTGTGACCGTCTATTTTGCCTGTCCCCGGCTGAAATCCTGTTTGCAGGGAAAATTGATAGCGCTGCTGCCATTAATGAGTTTATTGCCGCAAGGATTCCCAGTTGCGCGTATAGTTCAATTGATGTCGAAGACTTTTCTGCCTTACGGAAATTGCCAGCCTCACATTTTGGCACCGACAACTTGCCCGAACAAGAACCTGCACGCGATTGTGTCGCATATTTGTTATATTACCTACATCATACTCTAAAGAGCGACCTGTCGCATGTTAATCGGCTTGGTCGCTATGACGCAGATGCTCATCTCTTATTAGATAACATCACTTTGCGAAACTTGGAGATTTCACGCAATTTGCGTGATGGTAGCAAAAAAGGGACACTGCTGGGCGTGCTCGATTATACACAAACTGCGATGGGAGCCCGCTTGCTAAAAAAGTGGGTTGAGCAGCCCTTGAATCAGCCCACAGAAATAGTAACCCGTTTAGACGCGGTGGACGAACTTGTTAAACAACCCGCTGCTCGGGCTTATATTAGAGAGCAGTTGCGTGATGTATACGATTTTGAGCGTATCATAACTAAAATCGAAGTAGGCACTGCCAATGCACGTGATCTCACCGCGTTGCGACAATCCTTAGCGACCTTGCCACTAGTAAAAGAAGCGATCGTAAAGCTTCGCGCAAAACTATTTAGTAGCGCTGGTGGCCAGCTATCCGGTCATATGGATATTGTTCAGTTGATCCAGGATGCCCTTGTCGATAACCCGCCGGTAGCCACGCGGGAGGGGGGCATGATACGTCCGGGCTATGACTTGGAGTTGGACGAGTTACGGACTATCGCACGCGATAGCAAACTTTGGATTCAGAATTTGGAGGCCAATGAGAGAGAAACCACAGGTATACGCTCCCTCAAAGTTGGCTATAACCGGGTATTTGGCTATTACCTGGAGGTAACTCACGCCAACGCGTCTGAAGTTCCGGCACGCTATACCCGCAAGCAGACGCTTGCCAATGCTGAACGTTATATTACTCCCGAATTAAAAGAATTTGAGCTCAAGGTACTTGGTGCGGAAGAAAAAATTGTTGTTCTTGAATATCAGTTGTTTGTTTCTCTGCGGGAAACGATCAAACGTCAGGTGCGTGAAATTCAGCAGACAGCCAGGCAAGTAGCCTTGTTGGATGTCCTGTGCTCGTTAAGTGAAGCCGCATCTCGGCATAATTATGTAAAACCGCAAATCGTGACTGACCGCGAATTGCGTATAAAGGACGGACGGCATCCGGTAGTCGAAGAACTGCTGCAACGCGAGCGTTTCATTCCGAACGATACTGGATTAAACCACCGGGACTGCGAAATCATGATTATAACCGGACCAAACATGGCCGGAAAATCTACCTATATGCGTCAAGTCGCGCTTTTGACTGTCATGGCTCAGATTGGCAGCTTTGTTCCGGCGCGGGAAGCGTCCATCTCGCCAGTTGACCGGATTTTTACCCGGGTCGGCGCTAGTGATGATTTGTCCTCAGGCCAGAGCACTTTTATGGTAGAAATGGCGGAAGTTTCACATATTCTCAAACATGCCACCAGCAAGAGCTTAATTATTCTGGACGAAATTGGCCGTGGCACAAGTACTTATGACGGTATGAGCATCGCCCGGGCAGTCATCGAACATATTAAGAGCAAAATTAAGGCCAAAACTTTGTTTTCTACCCATTATCATGAATTGACAGAAATGGAAGGACAGTTTGACGGGGTGAAAAACTACTCGGTTGCAGTTAAGGAGCGGGGCAACGATGTAGTATTTCTACGTCGAATTGTGCCAGGCGGGGCAGATAAAAGCTATGGCGTGCATGTGGCGCAATTAGCGGGTTTGCCAAAGTCTGTTATTGAGCGAGCACGTCAAATTTTGTCTGATCACGAACAGCCCGATTGCCGCCAGATTGAGAGAGCAGCTAGCCCCAGCCCCAGCCCTCTACCTGCCTCGTTATTTTCGTCTGGACTATCGGATGAACTGCTGGCGCTTGACATCATGACAGTAACACCGCTGGAAGCCTTAAACATCTTATACAAACTGCAAAATCAGGCTAAGGCGGAGGCTGGCAAACTATGAGTGCAACTATTCGAATTCTTGATGAAACGGTAGCAAATCAAATTGCTGCAGGTGAGGTTGTCGAACGTCCTGCCTCCATTATTAAGGAATTAGTAGAAAACGCTTTGGACGCTGGTGCACGATCGATTGCAATCGAAATCGCTGATGGCGGTATCAGCTTCATTCGCGTTACAGATGACGGATCAGGCATGAGTGAGACGGATGCACGATTGGCAGTCATTCGTCATGCGACAAGCAAGATTACTTCTGCCGATGATCTTAGCCGTATCGCCACATTAGGATTTCGTGGTGAGGCTCTGCCCAGCATTGCGGCTGTTTCAAAGTTTACACTGATCACGCGTCTGCCTGAGGCGAACCTTGGCACCCGTCTTGAGATTCATGGCGGTAGTTTACTCGAAGTCAGCGAAACCGGTGCTGATAGCGGTACCTCAATTACTATTGTTGACTTATTCTATAACACTCCGGCCAGAAGAAAGTTTCTCAAAGCGGCAGCCGCTGAGGCGTCACAAATCCACTTAGCTGTTGTCCGGCTAGCTCTTTCGCGCTCTGAAATCGCATTTCGTCTAATTAATAATGGTAAGTTAGTTTTGTCAACTCCTGGCGGGGGCAGCATTGAAGAAGTTATGGGATGTGTATACGGACATCAAATTGTACCAGAATTACTGCCACTGCCGGACGCATTCGGAGAAGTTCGTGTTAGTGGCTGTATTGGCAAACCGAGTATTCTAAAGAGCAGTCGTCAGTGGCAGACTTTTATTGTCAATGGGCGTGTCATTTCTAATCGAATGCTCTCAAAAGCTCTGGATAATGCGTTCCATTCCCTGTTGCCGCACAGTGGCTTTCCGTTGGCGGTTGTGACAATCAATTTATCGCCTGCAGATGTGGATGTCAATATTCATCCGCAAAAAAGTGAAGTCAAGTTTCGCGATGAGCGTTCCATATATGGCGCAGTCTATAGGTCTGTATCTGATGCGCTCACTCAGGCGCGGCAACCTCAATCCATCGCGGCTCCATATCTGCTCGAAAAACATATGACGGAAGCCCCCAGAAACGCCGATCTATCGCCCTCCGTAACAACTCATCAGCCCGCTTTGTTCGTTCCTGACCGATTGAATGCTCCTGTGCTGCCTCTTTCGGTTGTACGGGAAAGTTTGGCTGCTGTCGATTCTTTAGCTGGCTCTGCCAACGTATTTCATTCATCTGAAACGACAGAGCAGGATACAGGTATGTATCTGCAAGCCCTAGGCCAAGTGGAAAATTGTTATATTGTCGCACGCGGAACAGATGGACTGTACATCGTGGATCAGCACGCAGCCCATGAGCGAATTTTGTACGACAAAATGCAGCAAGCAAGCGGACGGGTTCACGTACAAAAATTATTGATTCCGATTTTATTGACAATAGACCCGCTGGAAGGTAGGGCAATCGCTGAAGCGGAACCTGCTTTGCAAGAACTTGGCTTTACACTTGAACCCTTCGGCCCAGATACATATCGTTTAACTGAAGTGCCAGCAGATGTTAACACTGGTGAGGCTGAAGCTCTGTTGAAGGATGCACTGCGGCTGATCGGCGAACTACGTGATTTGAGTCCTGCCGCGTTGCGCCACGCCTATCTCCAGACCGCTGCTTGCAAAGCGGCCGTAAAGGCTGGCGATCTATTAAATATCCGACAACTTCAGGCTATTCTTGACGAATTGTGCCTTACCGATCGACCGTTCGCTTGCCCACATGGAAGACCGGCTATGGTGCGCTTCGGTGGGGACGAATTAGGGAAAATGTTCAAACGGACATAAGGGGAAAACGAAAATTGGTTGTTACCACTGTATACGAGCCAACGCTATCTGAGATTGAACAAGCAAAGGAGATTGCTGTATTTTTACAATTGCCTTATGTGAAACGTGGCAGACGTTCACTCGGAAATTTGCGAAAGTTATGCCAAATAGATACGCTAATTGTTGCCGCCGACAGTGGACCTAAAATAAGTACCCCGGACGGAGAGTTGTTTTTTCATATCGGCATGGCTGCCTTACGAATAAAAAACTTTCGGGATGGAAAACCTGACCATATGGCGGCTGCAATGGAGTTAAGCCAAGGGGTATCGGTACTTGACTGTACCCTGGGGCTTGGCACGGATGCTATTGTAGCCAGTATGCTAACTGGGGAGCGGGGAGCTGTCATTGGGCTGGAGGCATCAGAGCTGATCGCTTTTATTACCGGCTGGGGATTAGCGAATCTTTCTGCTGAAGCAAATGATATAACAGCTGCCATGCGGCGAATCGACGTGATTTCCGCTGATTATCGTCAATATTTACCTACGTTACCTGATAACTATGTTGACATTGTTTATTTTGACCCGATGTTCCGCAGACCTGTACACAGAAGCTCCGGGATTCGCCCGCTTCGTGAATTCGCGGATACTGGCTGTTTGTTGGAAGCAGATCTGCGTCAAGCTTGCCGTGTGGCGAAACGGCGAGTTGTTGTCAAGGAAACTCACGGTAGTCCAGAATTCAAGCGATTAGGAATTACTACTTTGGTTGGTGGAAAATACAGCAGTGTCCAATACGGGGTTATCGAACAGGAGGGCTGCTGATGGAAAGGCTAATTGCTGTTGTTGGTCCTACCGCCGTCGGCAAAACTAAGGTAAGCATTGATCTTGCAAGCTATTTGTATACAAAAATCATCTCAGGAGATTCCATGCTGGTCTATCGGGGACTGGATATTGGTACAGCTAAACCGACTCAAGAAGAGCAGGCGGGAATTATCCATGAACTCATTGATATCCGCGATCCGGGCGAGGAATTTAGTGTTGTCGACTTTAAACAGTTGGCTAGTGAATGCATCACACGCGTAAACGCAACTGGCAGGATACCAGTGATCGCCGGAGGAACTGGGCTGTATATTAAGGCCCTGCTGGAAGATTACGGATTAACTACCCCACCTGGCGACGAATTGATCCGCCAGGAACTCAAGCGGATAGCCGATGAGCAGGGAAATGAGCGGCTTTATCAGCTGCTTGCAGAAAGTGATCCAGTTAAAGCCGCTTTGTTGCATCCCAATGATGTGAGACGGATTATTCGTGCTCTTGAAATTCGTATGCTTACAACTAAACCCGTTATTGAGGATAGTGCGGCAGGACTTAAATACGACAGCTTGGTAATCGGCTTATCGATGGATCGCGAGAAATTATACGAACGGATTAATCGCCGAGTTGATACAATGATTGCGATGGGACTGGCGGACGAGGTAAAACGGTTAGTTGAACAAGGTGTTCCATTGACATCCCAAGCCATGCAAGCTATCGGCTATAAGCAAATGATTGGCTATGTCAAAGGTGAATATAGTCTTGCCGATGCGGCGGAGGCCATTAAGCTGGCGACGCGACATTTTGCAAAACGGCAGATGACATGGTATCGAAAGATGCCCTATATCAGATGGGTGAATGTCGATGAGTACACAGACCACTCGACGCTAATGGAACATATTTACAATTTAGTTGCAGAAAAATTTGGCATAGAGTAGAATAAGTACAAATAGGAATACGGAGGGTTTCGCGGATGACGACAAAGGTAATCAACTTGCAGGACAGCTTTTTGAACCAGGTACGAAAAGAGAACGTGCCTGTCATCATCTATTTAGTAAACGGCTTTCAGTTGCGGGGTTCGGTCAAAGGATTTGATAATTTTACGGTAATTATTGAAAATGATGGCAAGCAACAGCTTGTTTACAAACATGCTATTTCAACCATCACGCCGTTCCGAGCATTGATGCCAGGATTCCATGAAAAGAAAGAGGAAGTAAAGACAGATAAGGTTTGACAAAAAGCTCCGGGGAAACCCGGAGCTTTTTGTCACTATTTTTGAAATGCCGCGTATACTGTTATCACCGAAAACGAGGGATGTGACATACGTGACATTTCATAACCCGCAAGATGTGTTGTTAGCAATCAGAGATGGAGAAATCTCCGCTGTTGACGCCTGCAAATGTCTGCGGGACATGGAGAATACGCAAGTTATGATAACACGTCCTGACAGCTCAGTGAATCAACGGCAACGGGTTGAGGAGATTCTTTCTGAATTGGATCAACTGATTGGGCTTACGGAAGTAAAGAAGTTGGTTAGAGAGGTTTATGCTTTTGCTGAAATTCAGAAACGGCGTCAGAAGGTGAAGCTTGTGACTGAGCCGCTTGTTTTGCACATGATATTTAAAGGTAATCCAGGCACAGGCAAAACCACTGTCGCCCGCATCATTGGCAAGATCCTTCAAGAAATAGGAATATTGCAGCGGGGACATATTATTGAAGTAGAGCGGGCTGATCTGGTTGGGGAATATATTGGGCACACAGCCCAAAAGACTCGTGAGCAATTGCGAAAAGCCTATGGCGGGATCTTGTTTATCGATGAAGCGTACTCACTTGCTCGAGGCGGGGAAAAAGATTTCGGTAAGGAAGCGATAGACTGTCTTGTCAAAGGCATCGAGGATCACCGGGGAGAAGTTATACTGATTTTAGCTGGATATTGTCAAGAGATGGAGCGCTTTCTGGAGTCAAATCCTGGCTTGCGATCCCGCTTTCCGATTCACATTGATTTTCCCGACTATAGTCAGGAAGAATTGATGGCAATCGCCGAACAGATGTGTCAAAAAAGGCAGTATCAGTTGTCATCACAGGCACGCCTGCAAATTGCTAGACTATCTTTCGCCAGTCATACAGGGTACTCAGGCAATGCGCGGACAGTGCGCAATGTGATTGAACGGGCAATTCGTCGTCAAGCTGTCCGGCTGATAGAAAAACCTCTGCTAACCAGAGAAGACCTCATGTTGCTTGAGTCTGAGGATATTGCGGAGGTAGCTCTATGCGCGAAATAGTCATTGTTGGCCGTCCCAATTCAGGTAAGACGATGTTTGCGTTGAATTTCGCTAACTTTTTGGGAGTAAAGCGAGTAGACGTGACTTTTCGGGACTATGACGACATCTTGACCTGCCGCCATTTCTCCATCGAGGAAGCAAAGCGCGAATTGTGTAGCAGTGTGGCGCATCGAACCCTGACACTTCAGTCTATTGTTCTGCGAATGACGATGGGCAAAACCCCAATCGAGTTTATGCTTGACGATACCTGCGGGGTTTCCGAACAAATCCATCCTGACGCTACGGTGCGAAGAGGCATGGCGCAAACCTTAAAAAGCATGCGTTATGCAGACTATATCTTTCATATGCTGGATATGATATACTGGTCTAACCATCCATTTTTTCAAAGTGGAAATATTGACCAAGAAATATACCAGTACGGTTTGGCGCGCAATGCGTATACTATACTTGCTAACAAAATTGATGCACCACTCGCACGAGAACACCTGACGAAAATTGGCTCAGCCTTTCCGAAAGCGAAAGTCATACCAATTTCGGCTCTGCTGGGAGCAGGATTTAAAGAGGTGAAAGCGTGTGTTGCACGTAATATCTGAATGGACTAGGATGTTTTTTTCGGCCGTGCTTTGCGCATTTTCGATAAAGCTACTTGATGATTATTTAGATCGGGAATTTGATACAGCATGCGGAGAACACAATTGGATCAACCACCTAGGCGAAGGCGCTGTTGCTTACAGTCTGCCGTTTTTGGCCATCAGCGTAGCATTACACCCAGGGATTGGCGTTTCTTTGTTTCTGGCTTCCTGGACTGTTGGCATGTACCGAGATTTACATGTAAAATATCCCAGCAGACTGCGCGGCTGGCAAGAATCTGCGATAGTGATGGCAACTGGATTCTACTTTGCCGAATGGGATACCATGACGTGTTCGCTCTTGATAGCTGGTGCGGTACAATTAAGTGATGATATTATTGATCGATATACTGACCAAGCAACCGGAGTACGCA
This window contains:
- the miaA gene encoding tRNA (adenosine(37)-N6)-dimethylallyltransferase MiaA, with protein sequence MERLIAVVGPTAVGKTKVSIDLASYLYTKIISGDSMLVYRGLDIGTAKPTQEEQAGIIHELIDIRDPGEEFSVVDFKQLASECITRVNATGRIPVIAGGTGLYIKALLEDYGLTTPPGDELIRQELKRIADEQGNERLYQLLAESDPVKAALLHPNDVRRIIRALEIRMLTTKPVIEDSAAGLKYDSLVIGLSMDREKLYERINRRVDTMIAMGLADEVKRLVEQGVPLTSQAMQAIGYKQMIGYVKGEYSLADAAEAIKLATRHFAKRQMTWYRKMPYIRWVNVDEYTDHSTLMEHIYNLVAEKFGIE
- a CDS encoding GTPase; its protein translation is MREIVIVGRPNSGKTMFALNFANFLGVKRVDVTFRDYDDILTCRHFSIEEAKRELCSSVAHRTLTLQSIVLRMTMGKTPIEFMLDDTCGVSEQIHPDATVRRGMAQTLKSMRYADYIFHMLDMIYWSNHPFFQSGNIDQEIYQYGLARNAYTILANKIDAPLAREHLTKIGSAFPKAKVIPISALLGAGFKEVKACVARNI
- the hfq gene encoding RNA chaperone Hfq, whose translation is MTTKVINLQDSFLNQVRKENVPVIIYLVNGFQLRGSVKGFDNFTVIIENDGKQQLVYKHAISTITPFRALMPGFHEKKEEVKTDKV